The DNA region TCCTCCTGCCGTCATGAAACGGCTGGCATTCGATGAAGGGAAACTGGCAGACAGCATCAGCGGCATCCGGCAGCTCATTTCCCTTCCCGATCCCGTAGGAAAAGTCACTCTTGCCCGCCAGCTTGATGAAGGGCTCCGCCTTTACCGCGTCACCTGTCCCATCGGCGTCATCGCCATGATCTTTGAAGCGCGCCCCGACGCCATGATCCAGATTTCATCCCTCGCGGTGAAAAGCGGAAACTGCGCCATCCTGAAGGGCGGAAAAGAGACGAAAGAAACGAACCGCGTCCTTTTTTCCCTCCTCCATGAAGCCGCCACCGCCGCGGATCTTCCCTCCGAAGCCTTGTTCCAAGCAGAACAGCACAGCGAAATAGATGAGCTCCTCGCCTGCCGCGAATCGGTAGACCTCATCATTCCGCGGGGCTCGAATGCTTTTGTCCAGCACATCATGAGCCGTACAAATATCCCCGTCATGGGGCATGCCGACGGTATCTGCCATATCTATGTGGACAAAGATTATGACATGGCAAAAGCCATCCCCATCGTCATTGACGCGAAGACCCAGTACACCGCTGCGTGCAATGCCGCAGAAACGCTTCTCGTCCACCGGGATATCGCCAAAGACTTTCTGCCCGTACTGGAAAAGGCCGCCGGAGAAAAAAATATCCATCTCCGCGGCACAAAAGAAGCGGGAGAAATTATCCCCCTAAATATCATCGAAGACGATGACTTCCGTCACGAATACCTCGATCTCGTCC from Dialister invisus DSM 15470 includes:
- a CDS encoding glutamate-5-semialdehyde dehydrogenase, whose amino-acid sequence is MSIKEEAAKMKLASPLMASAPAEKRNSALLHMIENLEAGKEKIFAANRIDLAAAKASGLPPAVMKRLAFDEGKLADSISGIRQLISLPDPVGKVTLARQLDEGLRLYRVTCPIGVIAMIFEARPDAMIQISSLAVKSGNCAILKGGKETKETNRVLFSLLHEAATAADLPSEALFQAEQHSEIDELLACRESVDLIIPRGSNAFVQHIMSRTNIPVMGHADGICHIYVDKDYDMAKAIPIVIDAKTQYTAACNAAETLLVHRDIAKDFLPVLEKAAGEKNIHLRGTKEAGEIIPLNIIEDDDFRHEYLDLVLAVKIVSGVEEAIDHINRYGSHHTDAIITENINTAARFMQLVDSAGVYQNASTRFADGFRYGFGAEVGISTGKLHARGPVGLEGLLSYKYKLFGKGHIVEDYACHKKDFHFKEL